DNA from Pomacea canaliculata isolate SZHN2017 linkage group LG9, ASM307304v1, whole genome shotgun sequence:
aaaaaaccaaaatatttatatgtgcTATGCCTATGATATAATTGAATTTAGGGACAACCACTACAGCCTCTGTTTCTATGGTTAGCTGCTGCTTTCTGCATAGGGTAGGGTGTAATGAGAGGCTGatgaaagattttatatatgttgtcaggtatgtgggttttttttgtgcatgtatgtcatttttatgtaaattgttttatgtgatagcattttatgttttgtgaatTTGTTGTGTAATAGACTATAGAAAAAGAGAACAGATTTACTAAGTGACATGAGACACTGTAGTGGTTAAAAGGCTTGTCACCCTGGGTTTAGATCTTGTCTCTGCATGTAACACCAATTCACAAGACCTGTTGTGGAGGGTGTTCTCtaggtactccagtttcctcctcacctccctctcccctaAAATTAGGAAATCACCACTAGGTGGAAACACTTTTCTaccaaaacaatcaaaaaaatcaacagaaatgCCAACATATGTTAGATGCTTTGTTATTAGCATTGCAATTTTTCAGGAGAGTTCCACGATTGCGTGTGTTGAAGTTGAGAAATGAAATAATTGAATGAAAACCTCTTCTGTGCAGAACGTCAGCAGAAGTCGATCTACAAACGAGGCCCTGCAGACTGTTCCAGATCACGAGTGATTCTAGTACAGCACCAATCCAGGCAGAAAATCCGACATGAGACATGAAGAGTTTAGAAATGTCCCATAATTCATATAAGATTTTGTCAGTCCATGTGCTTACTCAGGAATCTTGCTGAGGTCTTTCCATtccatgtttattgttttgactGAAGGCATGGCAAAGGAGCCTTTTcagcaataaaatgtaaactttttaaagaaaatgtcatttttcatgtaaaagAGTGGTTCATTCTCTTGTTATATTGTCTATAAAAAACCCAGTTCACGCAGTTATGATTTTGATTCTGGTACAATAACCGGTGAGATATAGTCAACTTCTTGAGCATTGgggggttttttccccctgttTACTTAATTGAAAGTCCTGTAACAGGTTATATTTGGAAATGAATTTGGAAAAGATTTGTAGATATATTTCATGATTAAAGTAGATTCAATTTTCAAGAATAATGTTAaagcattgtttttatttttcatgtcctGTTTTCATAGCTATAAAGAGTTGACCTTCTTTCTAAAATCTCCATTACTGTCTTCCACAGACACAAAAGAAGTATTTGGTGCCTGATCTTTGAAGTCCTCATTCAAACTACCTTACCAGTCTTGTTAGAGCTCATGagcagctgtgtgtgtttgtaaatgcgcctgtgcatgcatgtgtaagTAACATTCACTTAATGTGAAAGGAACAATACCATTGGTAGCTGTTCAAATAATTGGCCCAGTTGAGTTAGCTGTTGAGTCTTACAGTAGCTGGCAGCATAAACAAAGCCAACAGTTTTTTGGCGGCTTGCATCAAGTATAGGTCATAGACCGGAAGTGTGAACTAATAGCAACAGTTAAGATGTTTCTCGTCTGATGAAGGTGACTGATTAATCAAAgctttattgtctgttttgtgCCTTTATTGATTGGATTGTGTGCGCCAGCCcatttcccccttttttttttgagcaggTTGTATGGCAGCAGGTTGTGATATAATTACCTCCTAATGTgtcaaatgtttattgtttcatttgttcTACTGATTGATGATGCAATGTTCTGAGGCCTGCATTATACAACTAATTGTCTTCATTGCTGTTGGTTTCctttcttgaacattttttgGGAAGAAGGGGTTGGTAAGGGACAAAACAAGTGGAGTAGAAACCgggtgggggttgggggcaGCTGTACCTCAAAGGAGGTAATAATATGAAcatcattcactgtcagcatgaagtttgccccTTCAAAGTTGATTATCTTCCTATGCCAGTAAAAACTTAATTCTTGCTGCTGGGTGATGTTGatcatatatgcacacacagctGTATTTTGGAAGATGCTGGTATCAAATTATATTCTTGTGAGGTAATCAATCTTTGTTCTTCccaaaaagttttttaaagcaAACTTTGATAGCCAGCATTTTATGAGCATGCTAACAATTCTGAAAGTATCATGCTGCATTAATTTGAATGTCTTCATGTTGATGAATACATGTTGATCATTTCggttaatttattattttagtggGTGGAGAGTTTCCATACCTATAAAGAATGTCTGCTGTGCAATTAGtaacattcattttaaattcAAGTCATTGATGCTCAAAAAAGCTTAAACAGTTTCTGTATGCACTCTATTGAAGGGAAAGATGCATAGCCCTTTAAAACAGCTTTTATTTGCTGTTAGAGgctgtttttatttgatggacCAAATCTTGTTCAAGAAGACTGGCAGTCAGTTTAATTCTAGACTGGTAATGTTTGGAAAAACCAATAGACAACAATCCTTTATTCATGAGCAATTGTGGAAAATTGATCCAGATATTCAATTGGTGCTAATTAGACTCGGGGGAGGGTACAGCGCAGTGGTCAAGAGTGCTGGCACTAGTTTTATACACCTGTGTAGTGTAGCTCACTTCCTCAAGTCATCCCACCTGGCGTTAATGGGTACCTGACACgtaaaaaggtttaaaaagatAAGGCCacaagagagaggagatgggcactgtgCTCACATGCTCCCAAGATAAGGGAGGTGTCTTTAACACTTCACTCCCTAACGACCAGAAAAAAGGTCATGGGACAACCTTCACCTTACCTAATGAGACTGGAATCACATTTAATGATGGCTTATTGCCAAAAACTGTAGTCGAGAAATGCAATGTTCAAAAACTTGTATCTTGCAAATTGAATATTCTCAGATTTTGAGAGTTAATGTCTTGTAATGAACTAAACCAAACCATTTGAACAAATATTATTCACTTAGGTTAGTCTTTTTGTCTgaaattatgattattaaattAGAATTTAgttaaaccatttttttatgcacatgTGGGTTaacattgtgtttctttgtCTATTCCAGAACTCTTGGGTTCTTTCcatgtattgttttgtttttctttgaagatgCTACCTTAAACAAGAGTTGTAAAACCATAACCATGTGATGCAAAGAGTTGCAatgttatttacaaaagaaTGTTTGGTAGGATTATGTTGTCACTGAAACTGCTGACAAGCCTTATGTTTACATTGTTATAGCCAGTTTTACTTGAGATGCCTTATTTATACACCTAAGTACACAGGTCTTGTCAAGATGCCAAAGTTttcagtgtcttttttttaaataatccgTTCATTCAGCCATTGTGGACCATCTGCTTACAGCATGCTGttctaaaacaaaaagtctGTATATTATTGCTCAGTTGCTATTGCAttcttttatataatttttgatgcaaataaatctttattaagTGGCAAGTGGACAGTTTAATTGGGGTACCTTCTCATTCCTGgaactgctctctctctatttctctctcatttcaAATGCTCTCATATACTATTAAAGTTGGTGGCTATATTTTCATGAAGCTTGGCTGCTACAAATAACCGCTTTCAGGCACTGATGCTCTTTCAAGTTGGTGgctgtattttatgtttgaatcACTGGTAGGCTATTAAAGTTGGTGacaatatttcatgtttgaaaagaatgtgaagCTTGACTGCTACAGACAACCGGTAAAGCTCAATTAGAGAAGATGAAATCCAATTTGGAGTGAATAATTTATCTTTTGCCTGTGATATGGTCAGACATGATTGGTTTGCTTTCATTATTGAACAGAGTTTGCATCTGGTAAAGATATATGTACTCTAATATGCAACCTTTAGCCATGAAATTTCAGTTTAAGACTTGTGTATtcaaactttttaaagattaataTGTAATATACTGATACCTCATGAGGCCAGATTGTTTACcttaaaaatattctgataGGAATGGACAGTATgctatttcatttctgtttccCGAATGTGACATGTTTGTGAGGATGATGATAGTATTCTTATGCCCGTGTAACTACACAAAACATTCTACACAATGCCTTGACCAACTGCCTCCAACCTCCATGCAAATCATTCACTTATCTGTGcgaaattttgaattttcttctgCATAGTCTTCCTTCATTTAGTGAAAGACGTAATCATAAATGGGTGAAGAACTTTTTTCCTTGCAACTTAATTTTGTCTTCCCAGCTTGCCCCAACCTTATATTTGTACAGAATTTTTGACAAgtgatttttgtactttttcgGGGGAAGGTTCATGAGTACAAATATATTATTACTTGTAGGATGCTTGTGTTTATTGGTCTTTGTCCGGAGACcttttttaggaaaaaaaaataaggttgAGTTTTCTGTGTGCACTTTTATGTCAAaaattttgttcagttttgtgtaacattttatacTATCACGTACACAACAACATTGATGTACGTATTTGTGACTTCGTCTGTTTTCCCCACCTTATTGCGTTTACTGCTTCTCTGATTGTGGTCAAAGTGAGTCCGTAATATATTcaaaaggtaaacaacaaagttctttttttttttttaaatgtttaattttcatcctttattttattattatgttcttGGTGCTTGGCTCAGACTCTTGAATTTTTCAATCAGGAATGTTATGCCTAATGATGCTTTCACaggtcagtttttattttttcatgcataataaaaaatgatCACAAGGTCCCCTACATAAATCATATCTGATTTATTTGTTGCCCAGtctaataaagaaataatatacttCTACACTTCGACTTCTTTCTTCCTAATGTTTGCATGGCTTGCAAAGATTTTCCTTAATCCATGAAGAACGGAAAACCCAGCGAAAACGTTTCCCTTAGAGTTGATGTCAGCAACACTAAATGGCGGCAAACGTCTGCGATGAAGGTCAGGGACGCCGGAAGTAGATTACACGTCACACGCCTGCGGGTCCCGGATGAAACGGAACTGTTGAAAGACCAAGAGATTTACTAAAAGTTACATGACAGAAAACAATGCTAATATTTCCTatgatttcttttcctttgctcttttctttgtccCTTCTCCAATCTGTCTTCTGGATTTTAACATTTGCTTGTGAGGAATTAAGAGCTTGAAGAAATGGCAGCTTACATATTCCACAAAACCATCGAAGGCGTCCTGTGGACTTCCAGGTCTTCCACCAAGATAAAGCTTGCACTCACTCCTCCGCAAGGGATCTGGTGGTAGGAGATAAAGAAATATTGCAAACATTGTTTTAGCATTCTTCATTCACCAGTCTTCTCAACTCTTACATCTCTCCCTGTTTGGACTCGTGTGTGCGAATGACTGTGAAATGTAGGAGGCAGGATGGTCTACAGTTATGTTAGCCACCCTAGTAGCACAGACCGGGTACAACAACAAGTTAGGGGACCTACGTGTTCACAGCATTCTGTGCTGCGGTGGCTGTTGTGTAGTTGTAAGCGGAGTGGGTGGTGATGGATAGGttgatgtgtgtgcgcgtgcttgcaGGGAAGGGGAATAGCACGTGCGAATACTCACTGACGGAGTAGATGGAGCCACACACGTTTCCGCTCACCGTGACGGTGATGTTAAACTTCGCGCTGTCCACTGCTATCGGGTACCACCCGAGACTGTTCTGTACACACAGCATGCAACATGAAGCGGGTACACCCCATCTTAAATAGTCAACTTGTGAAAATAGCTAACACTAAAGGCCGCTGCTAACAAATGCTAACTTGATGTCACAGGTGTGATACAAACAAGCACCGGACTCGAATAGGTTAAGAAATGATCCCTCATCACAATAATGCAAGGAGCTGAGCCCTCACTACAGTAACCTGAGGATCTGAGCCCTCGCTACAGTAACCTGAGGAGCTGAGCCTTGATTGCAGTAACCTGAAAGGAACTGAGCACTCACCGCGGTGACCTGACATTGAAGATCTTCTACTTTGTCGTCGGAGAAGCGCAGAGTGAGGACAAGATTGGAGTCAAGCGACAAAGTCATCGACGGCCGtctgttcttcttgttctcagGATCCTCTTGAACGGCCTCGGGTTTCTCGTTGGTGCAGTCGTTGCTCAAGACGATCATGCTACTTGAGGTGGATGGCTTCACGCTGAGCTCCATGCGCCAGTTACCTGGGAAATGCACAGGTGAcgtgaagaataaaataatctcCGCGATGCCCATCAACTGAACAAtgctctttttatttcattaaaaaaattatctggcACACTTTTCAAATATTCATTTATGCATTCTGTTCCAACTTCTTGCCGTGCTGTAGACACAATGAACCACTTATAGCACTTTTATTGGCCTAAACTAATAAGTGATTTACACTGCTAGGGCAAGGCTTGTGAGGGCGGCGCCCAACACTTTTCTTCCATTGCATTtgccttccctgataaatcaggtaacTTTTTCCGTTAGGGGACAGGGGAAGTTTTCATGCCCTAGTAAGCATCGACCCAGTGACTGGGTACAACCCCCGCTCCCTTTACACCCTACCCCCACCCCACGAACAAAGATGAAGCTAATAACGATGTTAATGACAATTTATATAGTGCAGCTTCCGGTTGTGTCACAGCGAAGGAGTGGAAGATGTTCAGCACTAGAGACAACGTTAAGTGAAGAGCCACTACCTTGGAGGTCATTGCTGGCAAATTCCTGGAACCCCAGAGGCACCCCAGTCAGGCGCAGAGAGTAGCCATTAACCGAGCTAGGGTCTGGCACCGTCAGGTCCCCGAGATCGGCCTTCTGGTCGCTCGGACCGCTGGTGATGAACCGGTAGTCGTCGGTGAACTTCTTGGCGTCGGGGTCGAGGCGTACGTTGGCGAGGTAGTTGCAGGGAGCTGGACAAGACAGATGATGAAGTCAGCAACGCCACGACAGTGCTCACCAAGGGGCTTTATTGTAAGGACCATAACGAATTGAGAGCGTTGACCGCCCTAATGATTCCACTCGcgaaataagagagagagagaattggcTGATTACAGACTACCTcgatttgttttaattatttatttttaaattattcatgttTGAGAAGATAACACTGCTCAGAGCTTGTGATCGGCACATTGCATCGGGATACTAGGGGAGGTAACAAATACGCTGTTGGACAAAGGGAGAGTATCCAAGCTATTGCCTAAGTACGTtttgctttcttgccgacttctttCATCTCTCCATCTCCCACCTGGTGGGTCGACACTTCAAAGGGCGTGCTGACGTCACTAATGTAGTAAGTCTAGTATAGTCCACTCCGTTCCGAGTCTTTTCTTAGTCTGTGTGTACGTAGATAACTCCACCTGGAGACCCTCCGGGTAACCTGCCGgccccaagcccggatgaaggagggttgggcctggggctagcaaccccaccctgtaaaacaacccctgctacagaaaccgaTAACACGACACAAGTTTGCTCCCTTGGGGGTgactaggaacaagaagaataagtGTGCGTGGATGCGTgagtgtcagagagagagagaactctttcctttttcaagagaaagatggaagcgcagaaatgttttattatagCAAAGGGAATAAAGTAGTGTCTTCAAAGACCGGGTAGTTCTGTACCAAGAGACTGCAGCCACCACTCACGCTTGCCGGGTGTGACGAATGACGTCACGGTGTCGCCatcacgcacgcatgcgcaggctGCATTGCTCCAGATGTTGGTGTCGGGTGGGCAGTTCATGTACATGGTGTAGTTCCAGATGAGGACATCGCCGTCAGGGTACACAACCACGGGCTGGGCGTACCTTTTGTTGTCCGGcacctccacccacacacagcctgtcaacaaacaacaactcgCCGTGACGTAGCgtcagacacaaacaaacatcaacagacCACGGCAAGAAGCGGAAAACATCAGATTCTATTTTGGAAATGGAAGCTCGGAGGAATTTCGCCTGACTTTTTCGCTCAGATAAGATCTTCGATTTATGATCAAACTTGTGACGGATCATAGGATGTGTCCCAGGAAACTCTCACTCACTCCGAATTTCtcctccatttctctctcacacacacacacagacatgtacagagagatatatgtacaaaaaaaaaaatgtgtgtccATTTGTGTCTCGACTGTgcgtggtatatatatataagtgtttgtgtgtatatatatatattttgcattcacacacacacatacaatgtcTGATCTTACTTGGATTGACGATCGTTCGAAGTAACTCTTTCACTTCAGGTGTGTTTTGATAAAATGGCGGAACCTGCGCGTAAGTTTTCAGTGTCAAAGTCATAAGCACAATGGTAATACCTTGCCAAGTCATCTGCAACAGAATAACAGGAATATTATCTTGAAGGGTTTGCCAGCGTGTGTATTAAGTCTAATCAAGAatagacaacaagctgtcaactctatgctatgtattctttgaaggctcctcccccacccccacaccccaactactttactgaaatcttgtctgtccacactcctgccccaaaccttggctcctcatcagaTTCCTCCATTctaccctccctcccacaaTCACATTTGggcaacggacgtcctccctctgtgttgctaagcagtggaactctcttccacatcacattcactACTCGggctacaaggctacattcacacgctctgtgaACACATacctgttcacaaagtactgtCCCTGATTGGCAATACTGTCCGTCATGTTAACCGTCATGTAACGACTCCCTCTGACACTGTGtatatagtatctacatcccttcataccttcatcagGGCTGTAAGTTCTACTCTCGTACCTCATCTTTCTGTTGCTCAGTGTGTCtacagtacctcactgtccattGTCACATGTTCTTCTATCTTTACTGATCAGCACAAGGAGTGCGACCGATGTTAGTCGTGATGCTCCAAGGTACAAGTACAggtgatattattattattattactattattattaagagGAGACATCTTGTAACGAagttgaaatgttttgatgtttttaaacgttttaaatGGGCGCACATTCTAAAAAACAAGTTGattagaaaatgtaaaattgcaGTATTTGTTctaaaatcatcattattatcatttcataagccgagatgatgatgatgatgataaacgaagaaaaacaagaagaaaacgtACATTTGTAGAATATTAGttgtaaatatctgttttcGCCACATCTTTctacatattcaccttccactctcctttgatTTCATGTTATGCTCAGTACTAGTTGTTTTTTAACGTTTAGTTaattacttagtttattctAACCCTGTAAAGCGCGAGGGCTAAATTGGGAAAAGTCTGTCTTGCTTactttacctctcgttaataaagagtTGTCACTGTC
Protein-coding regions in this window:
- the LOC112572960 gene encoding uncharacterized protein LOC112572960, which gives rise to MTWQGITIVLMTLTLKTYAQVPPFYQNTPEVKELLRTIVNPSCVWVEVPDNKRYAQPVVVYPDGDVLIWNYTMYMNCPPDTNIWSNAACACVRDGDTVTSFVTPGKPPCNYLANVRLDPDAKKFTDDYRFITSGPSDQKADLGDLTVPDPSSVNGYSLRLTGVPLGFQEFASNDLQGNWRMELSVKPSTSSSMIVLSNDCTNEKPEAVQEDPENKKNRRPSMTLSLDSNLVLTLRFSDDKVEDLQCQVTANSLGWYPIAVDSAKFNITVTVSGNVCGSIYSVNPLRRSECKLYLGGRPGSPQDAFDGFVEYFRFIRDPQACDV